In Desulfobacter hydrogenophilus, the genomic stretch ATGCTTAATCCTGAAGTTTTGATTGATATTAAAGAGGTCAGAAGACCTGAAACCGATGCACAGTTGGTGGCGGAAAATATTGCAAGCCAGCTTGAAAAACGCATCGCCTTTAGAAGGGCAATGAAAAGAAGCGTTTCCTCTGCCATGAGATTCGGGGCAAAAGGTATTAAAATTATCTGCGCCGGTCGTTTGGGCGGTGCTGAAATGGCCAGAACCGAATGGTATAAGGAAGGCCGAATCCCTTTGCATACGCTTAGAGCTGATGTAGATTACGGATTCATTGAAGCCAAGACCACTTATGGGACCATTGGTATTAAGGTGTTCATATTCAAAGGGGAAGTTATAAACCCCGGTGAACAGACTCTGGCAACTAATTAAAGGCAATAAGGAGAAATTAGCAAATGCTGAGTCCTAGAAATATCAAATACCGGAAACAATTCCGCGGTAGAACCAAAGGAATGCCTACTCGAGGCAATACATTGAGTTTTGGAGACTATGGGCTCCAGGCTGTGGAATGCGGGTATGTAAATGCAAGACAGATTGAGGCAGCCAGGGTCGCGATGACCAGAAAGGCAAAACGGCAGGGCAAAACCTGGATTCGTTTCTTCCCTGATCATCCCGTTACCAAAAAGCCGGCTGAAGTCAGAATGGGTAAAGGTAAAGGTGCAACGGATGCTTGGGTGGCACGGGTGAAACCGGGCAAAATTCTCTATGAGATGGAAGGTGTTGACAGAGAATTGGCCAAAGAGGCGTTAAAGCTGGCTGCCAGAAAACTTTCCGTGAAAACCCGTTTTGTGGAAAGGAGTAAATAATGTTAAAGGCCAGTGAAATCAAGGACATGGATGCAGGCCAGATTAAAGATAAAATCGTTGAGCTTAAAAAAGAACTGTTTAACCTTCGTTTCCAGCACAATGTAGGTCAGCTCGCGAATACAGCCAATCTGTCCAGTGTAAGAAAAGATATCGCCAGACTTTACACGATTTCCAAAGAAATGAATGTCAAAATTAGCTAACTAACGAGTACTGATATGGAAACTACAAAAAAAAATAAAAAAGAGCTGATTGGTCTGATCGTGTCTGACAAAATGGATAAGTCCGTGGTGGTCAGGGTTGAAAGATTTGTACAGCATAAGGTGTATAAAAAATATATCAAACGTTACAAAAAATATCACGCCCATGATGAGCCAAATGAATGTAGAATTGGTGACGAAGTCAAAATTATCGAAACCAGACCGCTGAGTAAATTAAAACGGTTTCGGGTGACTGAAATTGTTAAAAAAGCGGTCTAGTGTCTAAGGAGTTGAATAATGATTCAAAGTGAAAGCAGACTGACAGTCGCTGACAATTCAGGCGCCAAGGAACTGTATTGCATTAAGGTGCTCGGTGGTTCTAAAAGAAGATACGCCACTATCGGAGATGTTATCGTTGTTTCCGTAAAAGAGGCTATTCCCAATTCAAAGGTCAGCAAGGGAGATGTAGTCAGGGCAGTTATTGTCAGAACCAAAAAAGAGATCTCCCGGCCTGACGGATCATCCATCCGTTTTGATGATAATTCCGCTGTTGTGATTAACAAGAATAACGAGCCGGTGGGAACCCGTATTTTCGGACCAGTAGCAAGAGAACTTCGTGCAAGGCGTTTTATGAAGATTATTTCTCTTGCGCCCGACGTACTTTGATCCAAGGCCAGGGAGAACAAAATAAGTCATGAAAATAAGAATAAAAAAAGACGATAAAGTTAAAGTGTTGACCGGCAAGGACAAAGGTAAGATTGGCAAGGTGCTTAAAGTTGCCAAAAAGACGAACAGAATTGTTGTTGAAAATATCAACATGGTCAAAGTTCATCAGCGTCCTTCCCAGGAAAACCCCCA encodes the following:
- the rpsC gene encoding 30S ribosomal protein S3, with the translated sequence MGQKVNPTGLRLGIIRTWDSRWYADKEYANFVEEDFKVRKYLKKKLYHAGISKIEIERFSKQIRLRVFAARPGIIIGKKGAEIALLKNELEKMLNPEVLIDIKEVRRPETDAQLVAENIASQLEKRIAFRRAMKRSVSSAMRFGAKGIKIICAGRLGGAEMARTEWYKEGRIPLHTLRADVDYGFIEAKTTYGTIGIKVFIFKGEVINPGEQTLATN
- the rplP gene encoding 50S ribosomal protein L16; this encodes MLSPRNIKYRKQFRGRTKGMPTRGNTLSFGDYGLQAVECGYVNARQIEAARVAMTRKAKRQGKTWIRFFPDHPVTKKPAEVRMGKGKGATDAWVARVKPGKILYEMEGVDRELAKEALKLAARKLSVKTRFVERSK
- the rpmC gene encoding 50S ribosomal protein L29, with protein sequence MLKASEIKDMDAGQIKDKIVELKKELFNLRFQHNVGQLANTANLSSVRKDIARLYTISKEMNVKIS
- the rpsQ gene encoding 30S ribosomal protein S17, which produces METTKKNKKELIGLIVSDKMDKSVVVRVERFVQHKVYKKYIKRYKKYHAHDEPNECRIGDEVKIIETRPLSKLKRFRVTEIVKKAV
- the rplN gene encoding 50S ribosomal protein L14, which translates into the protein MIQSESRLTVADNSGAKELYCIKVLGGSKRRYATIGDVIVVSVKEAIPNSKVSKGDVVRAVIVRTKKEISRPDGSSIRFDDNSAVVINKNNEPVGTRIFGPVARELRARRFMKIISLAPDVL
- the rplX gene encoding 50S ribosomal protein L24 — its product is MRIKKDDKVKVLTGKDKGKIGKVLKVAKKTNRIVVENINMVKVHQRPSQENPQGGIVEKAMPMDVSNLMLMCNSCIKPTRIGIKQLEDGKRVRVCKKCNQQIDS